Proteins encoded in a region of the Coffea eugenioides isolate CCC68of chromosome 4, Ceug_1.0, whole genome shotgun sequence genome:
- the LOC113769447 gene encoding LOW QUALITY PROTEIN: uncharacterized protein LOC113769447 (The sequence of the model RefSeq protein was modified relative to this genomic sequence to represent the inferred CDS: substituted 2 bases at 2 genomic stop codons) produces the protein MKETSSIAFVPRYFLLTLIFFIPFLLFLSYRSSIPTKNPERFSSETSLGLKIRPGYKTYESYIQRQLNKTLNLKLREIWRTRDWDRKIQVFTRFFGELKQKKLLSNDSKALSIGARMGQEVEALKRVGVSDSIGMDLVPSPPLVVEGDFHNQPFEDGTFDFEFSNVFDHALYPEKFVGEIERTLKPGGVCILHVSVNKRADKYSANDLYSVEPLKKLFKRSNLVHVRTVDGFGLDTEVAFRKKKAIXESXILLKDLYGSSFIISGIDFVINLVKMRMNALFHKFILSSLFRAVVYGI, from the exons ATGAAAGAAACCTCAAGCATAGCATTTGTCCCCAGATACTTCCTTCTCACTCTCATCTTTTTCATacctttccttctttttctctcttatcGTTCTTCCATCCCCACCAAAAACCCAGAACGATTCTCTTCAGAAACAAGCTTGGGCCTAAAAATCCGACCCGGATACAAGACGTATGAGTCCTACATCCAGCGCCAGCTCAACAAGACCCTCAATCTGAAGCTTCGAGAAATATGGAGAACCCGGGACTGGGACAGGAAAATCCAGGTCTTTACTCGTTTCTTCGGCGAGCTAAAACAGAAGAAGTTGCTTTCTAATGATTCCAAAGCGCTGAGCATCGGGGCCCGGATGGGTCAAGAAGTGGAGGCGTTGAAACGGGTAGGAGTATCAGACTCGATAGGGATGGACCTGGTCCCATCTCCACCGCTAGTTGTGGAGGGCGACTTTCATAACCAGCCGTTTGAGGATGGGACTTTTGACTTTGAGTTCTCTAATGTGTTTGATCACGCGCTTTATCCGGAGAAGTTCGTGGGGGAGATCGAACGGACGTTGAAGCCCGGCGGAGTTTGCATTTTACACGTGTCGGTAAATAAACGGGCTGATAAGTACTCGGCTAATGATTTGTACAGCGTGGAGCCGTTGAAGAAACTGTTCAAACGGTCCAACTTGGTTCACGTTCGGACTGTTGATGGATTCGGGTTGGACACAGAGGTGGCCTTCAGGAAAAAGAAGGCCATCTAAGAGTCTTGAATTTTGTTAAaggattt ATATGGGAGCTCATTCATTATATCTGGCATTGACTTCGTCATAAATCTCGTGAAAATGAGAATGAATGCCTTGTTTCATAAATTCATACTGAGTTCTCTTTTCCGGGCGGTGGTTTATGGCATATAA